The following nucleotide sequence is from Hippopotamus amphibius kiboko isolate mHipAmp2 chromosome 11, mHipAmp2.hap2, whole genome shotgun sequence.
TCAGTTGGGATTTTAAGTgcaaaaaagttttatttctaaagGTGAAGAAAGTATTTCTTAAAACTACTACTATTTGTTTCATGTTCTGAAAGGCTTTTGATAACACTTAACCAGAAaagctttatatttaaaaaagtgaGGCTTTACTGGCACGTGAACCCCGACAACGAATTGCCTTTGTTAAGTGCTGAGTGTTTTGGGTGTGGCAGTCTAAGAGAACTAATCCTACCTTCAACCGGAAGTTTGCGTAGGAATGGAAAACTTGGTTTAGCTGGAACGGAAGCGCCAGCCTGAAAACgtgttttaaaaaactgtggtTAGCaccaaaaaaattacatatacttAGACTGAAAAAAAGTGCATTGATTAAAGGAGGCTGTAGATTTGGTCTGGATTTGGAAAGCAGATACTACGTGCCATCACATTAGAAGGTGTTTTCTAAAAGGAGAGTTTTTCCTTAAAGAACATATATTTCCAAAATAGTATCAATTTGAGTGTTAACTTCTGTAGAAAAAGTCTTCAGATTAGTCTACATTTATTACCACTATAAATGCTGGACTCTACGATTCTAGTCGAGTAGTCTAATGTAATATTGGTATGGATTAATccctttttataaatgaaagcaGAGTATCTAGAAATTCTGAAACATCTTCTGGTTGCCCTTGGTGTGTGGGCctttttaaggattttattttccatttctcctatCACTTCAATCTAGTCTAACATCTTTACATAGTTGGTATCCCTCCTTTTGTCATAACCCTGAATGATTCTCTTCCTATTTGATTAAGCTGAAAGGATAAATCCAGAAATTAATTGCCACCAACACTCCACTTCCCTGATGAAGACAAGATTATACTCCTTCAGATCTGTAAACAATCTCCTTGACCACCCTGAGtgtttcattcactttttctCATGCAGCTAAAATCCTTATATATTTCATAGAAGCTGGCTGTGTAAGTCTCTGGGATTTCAAGTTCCATACAACACATAGTCCTTCACACCAAAGATCTTTCATTAAAAGCTTCAAAAATAGACTCTAGTCTCTAACTTAGGATGAGTGAGGACATAACTCAGAAATCTCAGGTGCCTTCATGGCAATCTTCCTACCCTAAATAATACTTAtgttgatatataaaatatttttaattttatttaaccctAGCTTATGAGAGTTGTGCATTTGCTGAAGGCATGTTACATGAAGAAGGTTACAGGATGACTTGTTTGGGGAAAGTAAAAGTGGACAGCATATGAGAATCATAGCAGGGAGGACAGTGTATCATAAATGACCTGCTCCTTTGGATCATATAGCACTGTCCCTCATTTGGCTCCCTCTCCACCCGTGTTTATTCCACCCATACTTTCAGTTTGAAAAAGTAAAGGCCTGTGTAGTTACTTGCCCAATGTTATACTACCAGTTTTTGGTAGAATTAACTACCCTAATTTGTTAGAATTAAGACTAACATTTAAGTCTCTTAATGCTAAGGACATCTTATAGCTTTTAGGATTTTTCAAAgtcttctctccccatccccccacccccaaatctttTAGAAATGAAGATCTTTTCCGAACTCAAAGTATTTGATAATCATGTACCACCtttgagttatttttcatttttgttatgcACTGTTTTAACTTGAGAGTCATACTTCTGGAATGAAAACTATGCAACTCATTTCATAAGTTGAACCAATCatctcatttctttaaatttgcCTCCCCAACTATATTTTAAGCTCCTTGAAGATAGCATACCTACCTTACATTTCTTAATTCTTAAATAATAATCAGCACCCATGACATTTGATGCACATGAATGTAATTCTGCTGATCATATTAAAGGTTGATGATTAAGTATCAAATGAGCTAAAGAAAAATTCTGTGAGACCATTGTCAGTGCGGACCCCCAAAAAAACCTTGTTGTCAAACAAAACAGGctgtttttaaagacaaagacatggcatatgtaaaatattcaaagaTGTGGACCGGCAAATGTGTCCACTCATTGTATCTCAACCACTAACCCAAGTCCTGTAGTCCATTTAGGAGATGGAGGAATAATACATGTATGCTATGActctttgtagtttttaaaactacatttagaACAGGGGAAATTAGACCTCTATGTAGTTTAGATAATAACGGGATTTACTGCGTCCAGAGGTGTTACAGATGAAAATATGCGTTCATGAAAGGGTGATTAAAGGAAACTTGGAAACTAGAGAGGAGTATATATCATAACTTGTATGTCACGTGTTATATATCTTACCAGCAACACATTCCAGTGTATCGTAGGAGTGCTATATTTGATGGACTGGAACTTGTGACTCTCTTTTGTGGAATTTCCTTCTAAAATCTGAGAACAGATTtagcctaaaaaaaaaatgaggcagaatcagagtttttctaattatttccatAATTGAATTGTCTGGCTGATGTAGTGTAATCAAGGAAAGAGTGTAAGAAGTAAGTTTTTAAATTCATATGGAGCATAGTGTTCTAAGGTCACTTTGCAGTACTGACATCTAGGTAGTACTTCATTCTTTGCGATCCACAGACTTATTTTTAGAGCAAGGGCATAGTGTTTTGCTACATCATAGCTAAGTGTTGTTTTCCGAACGTAAGCTTTAAAATTGTTGTCCTGGTCAGAGAGTGAAATCAGTAGTGCCTATTTTAGACCTGCTTGAAAGAATATAACTGAATACAGCCTCTTAGTCTTGCGGGTTAGAGGTTTTGCAGACTGCCATCGACAGCTCAGCTCTGAAAGATGGTACCGTAAAATTGTATTATCTGACAACTATGGGATTTTTAACTTCAAACAGATTTTTATAGTCTTAAAGATTGAACGTTTAGAGgaaaattacttttcttcttaGATATTTATTagatgttacttttatttttaactaaattttatGGGGATAAATTTAGATTATTAGAGAGCAAAGGTACTTTCCATACCTCTTAAAATGctttctaaaactttttaaaaactaaattgctttaaaagtttttattgtgcTCTGACTTTTGTTTAGAGGACTTAGTTACCTCAGGTGATGTAGCTTAGCTCTGTGCAACAAGTTGGTTAGGATAGAgtggaaatatttacaaaacttaATTATTGATGAATTACCTCAGGAGTGTTCTCTCCTTTTCAGTTAGCCTTTTAACAAGTATCTTTCTTGAAGTACTTTGATTCCAGAAGTGAGGGTGCAATAAGAAATGTTAGTTGCGAGTGGAGGAATGATATTTGGCAATAAGATTAGGAGATGAAGACCTGTCCCATCAGTtaatcctccttccttctttcagtcCACCTTTGAATGGGAAGCTGATTTCGGCTAGGGCTGCAGAAGGATAGACCTGTTGAAGATGAGTTAGTGTCCCTCAATACCCCATAGCACTGACGTATAGAACCGACACTGTTTCTCCAGGGTCCCGACattgtttcttgttttctataTTGTTATTAAGCTAGTAGATTGGGTTATCGGTCCTTAATTGGCTGTCCAGTAGTACTGGGGACATGAAATCTTGTTGATAATGCTCTGAGCTTTGAATTAATGTTGGTCATAGTTTGGAACTTGAAGTTAGTGACAGACTTGTTTAGTAAAGATCACAACTACTAAGGATGAGTGAACTCAGGGCATGAGTCTGGTTTTTCTCTTTGCAGATTGATTCTCCAGGTAATGGTGCTGATTAGTTGAAAGAGATTTTTGTCAAGTTATACTATCCTGTGAAATAGTTTTTAGACACATCTGTAAGTGGCTCAAACATATCAGGAAGGTTGGTTCAGTTTACTTTTTGTATTTCCCTTCTTTGTTAGGATTTAACCGCCACCATGTCGAGCAAAAGAGCGAAGACCAAGACCACCAAGAAGCGCCCCCAGCGCGCGACCTCCAATGTGTTCGCCATGTTTGACCAATCACAGATCCAGGAGTTCAAGGAGGCCTTCAACATGATCGATCAGAACCGGGATGGTTTCATTGACAAGGAAGACTTGCACGATATGCTTGCCTCCCTGGGTAATGATcagttttaatattaataaatcacATAGAAATTCTGTAACaccttttatgtttatttcttaagCCAATCTATTGCTGCTTTGTGAAGCCAATCTAATGATGTTACAGTTCACTGAGATTCAGAGTCTGGAGCATTTTTCcccaaagtgtggtccttggaccacCTGCAGATTTCTGGCCAAGTCTCAGGATTGGGCTGGGGGCAGACTGCATACATGCATGCACTGCAAACACTTGTCTTGATTATGAGAGCAGTATTACTCCTCCTGACACCCCAGTGGAACAGTATTCAGTCTCTTGAATGCAAATAGCAAACTGTGTAAATGATAATCTTTCTTGTCAAAATGTTTACCCTGATGAATTGTTGATGCATTTTGTGATGTAATTAAAATTATGACTCTTTTTTTGTTTAGGGAAAAATCCAACTGATGAGTATCTGGATGCCATGATGAATGAGGCTCCAGGTCCTATAAATTTTACCATGTTTCTCACGATGTTTGGTGAAAAGTTAAATGGCACTGATCCAGAAGATGTCATTAGAAACGCTTTTGCTTGCTTTGATGAAGAAGCAACTGGTAAGTCTGAGGTAACCTTTAATTACCAAGTGATTTAATTTTTGGTTATGGcaactaaaatatataataacttGAAATATAATGACGATGACATGCAATATTCTAAGGTTTATATCATACCTGTTtgcgggggggaggggttggaacAGGTTTCGCCTGTGGCACATTAGTCACTCACTGCACTGCCTCtgcccttgaattttttttttaataaatttattttatatatttatttatttatttattggctgtgttgggtctttgctgcacacgggctttctctagttgtggcaaatgggggctactcttccttgtggtgcgcaggctcctcactgtggtggtctctctcattgtggagcacgggctccaggctcatgggcttcagtagttgtggcacgtgggctcaatagctgtgagtcacgggttctagagcgcaggctcaatagttgtgcacaggcttagttgctccgcggcatgtggtgtcttcctggggcagggattgaacctgtgtcccttgcattggcaggcagattcccaaccactgcgccacccaggaagtccctgcccttaaatatttaatttacaatttaATAGGTGTATTTGAAACTTCTTTAGGAAACATGTTACTGCTTTACTAGAATAATTCCACAAGGgtcaggcactcagtaaatgtgtgtTAAACAATATCTTTTACTGGAACAATCTTGGAAAAAGTGTAAATTGCTGTAGGCAGTGATACCAGTACATTCCTATGTTTGTTTATCAGGTACCTGTCAGCTCTGAGATTGTTTAGATCTGGTATCTAACCTTTCTCTCTGGAATCAGATGCCTGGGTTTCATGATCCTATTCTGCATAATAGCTGTGTGATTTCAGGCaacttacttaacttctctaagcttctTTGTAAGATGGACAGTAATattacctacctcacagggttgtcgtaaggattaaatgaagaaatgagatAGTAGCTTACTGCCTACATAGGGTGAACTCTCAAAGAAACCCAAAAGGTTAACTAAATAAATGCCTGATAAGGGAGTAACTCATATGGCAAGTTTTTTGAGAAGGAAGGCACACCCTTTGGTTACACATTACTTGGAATAGTTTAAACAGTCCAAGCATAGTTTGGGACGGAAGCATCGTCTTCTCACTCTGGCTTTCAGGACTCCCCAGGATAGGGCCTCATTTGGCCTGTTCAAGTGGACCATCCTCGACTCCTGTGTCATCTTCCTAACCTCCTTCCAGACTCCTCCATGCATTGTTGCCCTGACTTACCTCCACCATTTCTGTCTTCTTCCTCATACCACCTCCTTCCCCTTGAAATCAAGACTCTGAACAGTTATTTTCCAGAAGGGgtaggggaggggcaggcagaagAGACTTGTTTTCCTGCTAAAAACATCTGTGTATTGATTGAATTTTTTACTGTCAATGGTATTAATTTTTCAGTGGAAGGGAATAAAACCATTAAAGAGTAAAGTGTCTTATCTTATTCTTCAGAGTCACCTCAATGGTCACATTCTTTACAGAGCCTTATCTGTGTTTTCATACTATTTTCTCCTGGCCTCTGGGAAAACTTAAAGCTCTCCCTTCTTTCCACCTCCAAAGTATTTCATGTATGTCTCTGCTGGCACATACTCTGCCTGAGCTTCTACTTTAGTTGTGTGCTGGTTTCCAGTAATCACAGTCCTGTTCCCAGGATAATGGCTGTGTGTCTTTGTTCCCATCTTTGTAACCCCTAACAGCTCCTACCACAGTCCCTTGCACATAGTCAATAGTTTACGTGATAGCTGAAAGacttggctggagatggggatTTATTTCTACAAGCAAAAAGTCTAAGATTTGAAGaactttttttaatcaataattgAATTAGCAAAGACAACCCATAAATCTAGAGTTTCTCTTGTGAACTGACCTTACACTTTAAACTCATTTAATAGGAAATATATTATCAATGTTTTAGCTTAATTTCACATACAAGGAAGttgtcagatttttctttttttactttatgaaTTTCAAAATCTCTGTGCTTGAATTGTTATTTATTACCTTTGGATTACTGCATCAGTGGGTCTCAATCATGATTACTCATGGGAATTACTTGgggagccttttaaaaatatcagtgccTGATAATAAATCAAGGGTGGCctctgggttgttttgttttgagctCCCTGGATGACTCTGATGTGCAGTCAGGCTTTATGAGAACCCTGCTTTCCCAAGTCCAGAGTAGAAAGCATTCCTCTCTGCTCACTAGTACACCCCCACTGCCGCTCAAATATCTAATCAGTGTTTTTGCACATCCTGGGCCTGAACATATTTGTTATTGAATCTAAAATTAgatttgttaaaaacaaatttttttaatctcattttacatatttaaaaaatgtcagaGGTAAAGTGAAATGCCTTAGGTAACACAGCTTGTTAAAACTGGACCTCAGGATTTCAGTATTTCCACTGAAGCATTTTATCGATGTTTATGATGATTTTAGTGTATTTACTTGTAAAATAAGTGTGGCCGTGCTCCTTTAAGGAACCATGAGGCTTAGATTCCTTAATCATACTTTATGGCTTGTGGTTAGGCGTAGGCTTAGCCGTTGTTATCAGGAGATGCATGCCGGGTGAGGTCAGTAGAGCAGAGCAGGTTAATGTCACTACACTAAGCAGCGGGACGTTTTCTAGGCAGCTGTCTGCTGAGGCTGGCTTGTGCATGTCAAGACTCCATATTTCATACATTTCCATGCTTATAGTTCTTAACAGACAGCCCCTGCTTAGTCAAGTGCAGATGCCCCTTGCAGTTACTCCTCGGAGTAGTGTGTCTTCTGATCCCCAGTTCTTTATCCTTTAGGCACCATTCAGGAGGATTACCTGAGAGAGCTGCTCACCACGATGGGAGATcggtttacagatgaggaagtggacGAGCTGTACAGAGAAGCACCTATTGACAAAAAGGGAAATTTCAATTACATTGAGTTCACGCGCATCCTTAAACATGGAGCGAAAGACAAGGATGACTGAAAGGAACTTCAAATTC
It contains:
- the LOC130830737 gene encoding myosin regulatory light polypeptide 9 isoform X1, translating into MDLTATMSSKRAKTKTTKKRPQRATSNVFAMFDQSQIQEFKEAFNMIDQNRDGFIDKEDLHDMLASLGKNPTDEYLDAMMNEAPGPINFTMFLTMFGEKLNGTDPEDVIRNAFACFDEEATGTIQEDYLRELLTTMGDRFTDEEVDELYREAPIDKKGNFNYIEFTRILKHGAKDKDD
- the LOC130830737 gene encoding myosin regulatory light polypeptide 9 isoform X2; translated protein: MSSKRAKTKTTKKRPQRATSNVFAMFDQSQIQEFKEAFNMIDQNRDGFIDKEDLHDMLASLGKNPTDEYLDAMMNEAPGPINFTMFLTMFGEKLNGTDPEDVIRNAFACFDEEATGTIQEDYLRELLTTMGDRFTDEEVDELYREAPIDKKGNFNYIEFTRILKHGAKDKDD